In a single window of the Xiphophorus couchianus chromosome 10, X_couchianus-1.0, whole genome shotgun sequence genome:
- the LOC114151940 gene encoding E3 ubiquitin-protein ligase MARCH7-like isoform X2, whose amino-acid sequence MFNKLWKRIRQWLSFNTSEDSPLPESAREQSQWTTATDEAAQSPESLKNDAACDHKESTSGDIAHDNEDNQCRICYGDHSDADPLLSPCQCSGSLTYIHCSCLRTWIRTRLQSGSTLGAATRCEICTKTFYSVDNNQQESEQNDFEELIFEVEHLMSELELLSTALFMNKVLWLSPMVYTTYFNRIGSPLRTIGWEVILNVRPHTPDT is encoded by the exons atgtttaacaagTTGTGGAAACGTATTCGTCAATGG TTATCTTTCAACACCTCTGAGGACAGTCCATTACCTGAGTCAGCAAGAGAGCAGAGTCAATGGACCACAGCTACAGATGAAGCAGCTCAATCaccagaaagtttaaaaaatgatgcTGCGTGCGATCACAAAGAGAG TACATCAGGTGATATAGCACATGATAATGAGGACAACCAGTGCCGCATCTGCTACGGAGACCATTCAGATGCTGACCCCCTCCTGTCACCCTGCCAGTGTTCAGGAAGTCTGACATATATTCACTGCAGTTGCCTGAGAACATGGATCAGGACCCGACTACAGTCAG GGTCCACCTTGGGTGCTGCCACAAGATGTGAGATTTgcaccaaaacattttactcTGTGGACAACAACCAGCAAGAGTCCGAG CAGAATGACTTCGAAGAACTCATATTCGAAGTGGAACATCTGATGTCGGAACTGGAACTCCTGAGTACTGCGTTGTTTATGAACAAAGTACTTTGGTTATCACCTATG gtGTACACAACTTATTTCAACAGAATAGGGAGCCCGCTAAGAACTATAGGATGGGAGGTTATACTAAATGTTCGTCCACACACACCTGATACCTAA
- the coa3a gene encoding cytochrome c oxidase assembly factor 3 homolog, mitochondrial, giving the protein MAEKKPPKSDFPFATKIDPTKENLSQDQMHFIRQAELEQWKKNTSKLRTRNVVTGLAIGALVLGIYGYTFYSVSQERIMDEIDEEAKRARLKGPKTGAN; this is encoded by the exons ATGGCTGAAAAGAAACCTCCAAAGTCTGACTTTCCGTTCGCCACCAAGATAGACCCGACCAAAGAGAATCTTTCCCAGGATCAGATGCATTTCATCAGGCAGGCGGAGCTGGAACAGTGGAAGAAGAACACATCAAAGCTCCGAACGCGGAACGTTGTCACGGGACTCGCAATAGGAGCGCTCGTGCTCGGTATCT ATGGCTACACGTTTTATTCAGTCTCCCAGGAGCGGATCATGGACGAAATCGATGAGGAGGCCAAGCGTGCCAGACTGAAGGGACCGAAGACTGGAGCCAATTGA
- the LOC114151940 gene encoding E3 ubiquitin-protein ligase MARCH7-like isoform X1 produces the protein MFNKLWKRIRQWLSFNTSEDSPLPESAREQSQWTTATDEAAQSPESLKNDAACDHKESSTSGDIAHDNEDNQCRICYGDHSDADPLLSPCQCSGSLTYIHCSCLRTWIRTRLQSGSTLGAATRCEICTKTFYSVDNNQQESEQNDFEELIFEVEHLMSELELLSTALFMNKVLWLSPMVYTTYFNRIGSPLRTIGWEVILNVRPHTPDT, from the exons atgtttaacaagTTGTGGAAACGTATTCGTCAATGG TTATCTTTCAACACCTCTGAGGACAGTCCATTACCTGAGTCAGCAAGAGAGCAGAGTCAATGGACCACAGCTACAGATGAAGCAGCTCAATCaccagaaagtttaaaaaatgatgcTGCGTGCGATCACAAAGAGAG CAGTACATCAGGTGATATAGCACATGATAATGAGGACAACCAGTGCCGCATCTGCTACGGAGACCATTCAGATGCTGACCCCCTCCTGTCACCCTGCCAGTGTTCAGGAAGTCTGACATATATTCACTGCAGTTGCCTGAGAACATGGATCAGGACCCGACTACAGTCAG GGTCCACCTTGGGTGCTGCCACAAGATGTGAGATTTgcaccaaaacattttactcTGTGGACAACAACCAGCAAGAGTCCGAG CAGAATGACTTCGAAGAACTCATATTCGAAGTGGAACATCTGATGTCGGAACTGGAACTCCTGAGTACTGCGTTGTTTATGAACAAAGTACTTTGGTTATCACCTATG gtGTACACAACTTATTTCAACAGAATAGGGAGCCCGCTAAGAACTATAGGATGGGAGGTTATACTAAATGTTCGTCCACACACACCTGATACCTAA
- the LOC114151940 gene encoding E3 ubiquitin-protein ligase MARCH7-like isoform X3 yields the protein MFNKLWKRIRQWLSFNTSEDSPLPESAREQSQWTTATDEAAQSPESLKNDAACDHKESSTSGDIAHDNEDNQCRICYGDHSDADPLLSPCQCSGSLTYIHCSCLRTWIRTRLQSGSTLGAATRCEICTKTFYSVDNNQQESENDFEELIFEVEHLMSELELLSTALFMNKVLWLSPMVYTTYFNRIGSPLRTIGWEVILNVRPHTPDT from the exons atgtttaacaagTTGTGGAAACGTATTCGTCAATGG TTATCTTTCAACACCTCTGAGGACAGTCCATTACCTGAGTCAGCAAGAGAGCAGAGTCAATGGACCACAGCTACAGATGAAGCAGCTCAATCaccagaaagtttaaaaaatgatgcTGCGTGCGATCACAAAGAGAG CAGTACATCAGGTGATATAGCACATGATAATGAGGACAACCAGTGCCGCATCTGCTACGGAGACCATTCAGATGCTGACCCCCTCCTGTCACCCTGCCAGTGTTCAGGAAGTCTGACATATATTCACTGCAGTTGCCTGAGAACATGGATCAGGACCCGACTACAGTCAG GGTCCACCTTGGGTGCTGCCACAAGATGTGAGATTTgcaccaaaacattttactcTGTGGACAACAACCAGCAAGAGTCCGAG AATGACTTCGAAGAACTCATATTCGAAGTGGAACATCTGATGTCGGAACTGGAACTCCTGAGTACTGCGTTGTTTATGAACAAAGTACTTTGGTTATCACCTATG gtGTACACAACTTATTTCAACAGAATAGGGAGCCCGCTAAGAACTATAGGATGGGAGGTTATACTAAATGTTCGTCCACACACACCTGATACCTAA
- the cntd1 gene encoding cyclin N-terminal domain-containing protein 1, protein MSKTLAYFPRQCGVARLQFGETPFDILNDFLNNLNNINKDYLDGLPKWSGTFKQKGLVEYIFLITQELKLDPSVGYHAIELLQRFMVKHVADTLAKIPIQSVAINKAKSYGDLIFDNLKDKFPLILFSCVQLANKLFLHCHMIDASTAVQFLYSFGLSVSKQTLLESELMVFKGVEYRLDVINSLTYVEVILEVLGHNEPSMPVEHLYQLCHNVLQYVTLNQTTIYESLLRSVSQCLSPSREQRENFVTVTEDRMLLGVCVIAVATYILCFKKWRQVVDELSHITGITRRNIANFAQVVIEHILETSSSAV, encoded by the exons ATGTCAAAAACGTTAGCTTATTTTCCGCGTCAATGTGGCGTCGCACGTCTACAGTTTGGCGAAACTCCATTCGACATTCTCAATGATTTCCTCAATAATTTAAACAACATTAACAAGGACTATCTTGATGGCTTACCGAAATGGAGCGGAACCTTTAAACAGAAAGGACTCGTTG AATACATCTTCTTGATCACTCAAGAACTGAAACTTGATCCATCAGTAGGATACCATGCCATTGAACTGCTGCAGAG GTTTATGGTAAAGCATGTTGCAGATACGCTTGCCAAAATCCCAATTCAAAGTGTAGCTATTAACAAGGCAAAGAGTTATGGGGATCTGATTTTTGACAATCTCAAAGATAAATTCCCTCTGATCCTCTTCTCTTGTGTGCAGCTTgcaaacaaactgtttttgcaTTGTCAT ATGATAGACGCCTCCACTGCTGTACAGTTCCTGTATTCTTTCGGCCTCAGTGTTTCCAAACAGACCCTCCTGGAATCAGAGCTGATGGTCTTTAAAGGCGTTGAATACAGACTTGATGTCATTAACTCTCTGACGTACGTGGAAGTCATTCTGGAGGTCCTTG GGCACAATGAGCCGTCCATGCCTGTAGAGCACCTTTATCAGCTCTGCCATAATGTCCTCCAGTACGTCACCCTGAACCAGACTACAATCTATGAGTCTCTGCTAAGAAGTGTCTCTCAGTGTCTCAGCCCGTCCAGGGAACAGAG GGAAAATTTTGTGACAGTGACTGAGGATCGCATGCTTCTTGGAGTTTGTGTCATTGCAGTGGCAACATACATCCTCTGTTTCAAAAAATGGAGACag GTGGTTGATGAGCTGAGCCACATCACAGGAATCACCAGAAGAAACATTGCTAATTTTGCTCAAGTGGTAATAGAGCACATTCTTGAGACCAGTTCTTCAGCGGTGTAG